The nucleotide window CGACATTTGAATTCAAGAAATTCTGTTCTGctaacatttctttaaaatgcattaaaatctagaaaatgtaataaaaaaagattgtatCAATATGCAACTATACGAGACTATGcagaggaaaggaaaaaaatgttggcATGCAGTTCTGTTTGTAGACTAAACAAATTTTCACGTAGCTGCAAGGATTACATAAAAGATTAGTTAGTGAACATACAAATTGTGATTTCTGGTTATTGAGGTGATTTGTGCATTTGAAAGCGGAATTGGGAACCTGTTTTTAATGGGGCgcttgtattttgtttattttccggTTGGGGTGGTATGTCATGGTTACTCAGAGATCATTTATATAATCATCTTTAATTTCTCACATGAGTTGTTGAACTGAGCTTTGCTACCTCCCTGCAAAAAAATGTTGATGGTCTACTATTTTTATACCTGACCCAAAGCATGCTTTTGATTCGTATTTAATCTGAGTATTGCCTTGATTAACGTGTTTGCATATTTTGGCGCACAGCTATGCGCAGCGTCCTGGCTATGTTATTACGTCGATAATGACATTTCCTAAAGTCGAGACTGTATTGCGGTTTGTTTGTTGGCAGAGCCGGTACCTGTGCGCCAGCCCCCACACCGCAACCACGTCCACAAGCAGTCGGAGAAGACGACCCGTGTGCGCACTGTGCTCAACGAGAAGCAGCTGCACACACTGCGCACATGTTACAACGCCAACCCGCGGCCCGACGCGCTCATGAAGGAGCAGCTGGTAGAGATGACCGGCCTCAGCCCGCGAGTTATCCGCGTCTGGTTTCAGAACAAACGCTGCAAGGACAAAAAGAGGTCCATGCTTATGAAGCAgctccagcagcagcagcacagcGACAAAACCGTAAGAGCCTGATTTACTCTCGTCTTGTTGCTCCTCGTGTTCCTTAAAACAAAATGCTTTGCACACGAGAAGACgtcctgtaataataataatacaaaataaattcaaatttataGTAGCCTATGTATTTGTGCAGCTCAATGAtttcaaaaagcaaaaaatatatatataattttattgcaacataaagttgtttaaattcttatatttttgttaaccaTTCACAGAATCTCCAAGGCCTAACAGGGACACCTCTAGTGGCAGGTAGTCCTATCCGGCATGATAACACGGTGCAGGGGAATCCTGTAGAAGTGCAGACGTACCAGCCTCCATGGAAAGCGCTGAGCGAGTTCGCGCTACAGAGTGACCTGGAGCAGCCTGCCTTCCAGCAGCTGGTACGAGGAATTACTTCTACTTCAAGCTCATTTTGCtatatctacaaaaaaaaaaaaactgtaaatacttTCAGATCAGTGAAAAAAGGCATCCcccatggttaaaaaaaataaaggaaaatgtaACCCTCATTTTTAGTAAATCTTactcaaataaatataatttctaaaattaatgaagtaaacaacgaaaaaaaaagctaattttgaAACTAAAAACCAATCCAAAAATATAAGGGCAAATTGGGCAAAGAATCAAAAGCAAGACGTCAAACTGTTGTCAAGAACCCTCTTGGTCTCCAGACCTGGCAATGTATGGTATATGACATCTGCCAaagttcaacagatttattCAAAAAAGAATGGGCTAATCTAGCAATCTGGTAGAGTTAGAACAGATGTGTCAAAAAGAAGACGAGGTTGAATATTACAAACTGAGAGGATCCAAAAACTGCTCAGAGGATATGAAAGAGGTTGGAGGCAGTTCTAAAGGAAAAAGGCTGGACATGTTTTGGGAGATTATTTATATAACAGTCAAGAAGGGAGAGGCAAActttatacttttcttttcaccGGTAATGTCTTACACAATTTTGCAGTTTTTTATTAGATTGACTtgtgataataaaaaaacatcaattaaaAACTCACAAATATcttgatatttaattttataatattgcagtgttttttataCTAGTTTTCTCCCTTGCGTAGGCAAACTATGGCACTCGGCTGCAGAATTTTACTAAATGACTTGAGAAATTAATAGAGAAAAAACAAATAGGTTTAAACAATAccatatttgttttttctgaTTTCATTGCACTTGCATGTTGGGCCCATGTGCatatttctgcatatttttGATGCCGGTTCGATTTCCTTGATttttgacacacaaacacacacaatatatatatatatatatatataatgtgtgtgtgtttgtgtgtcaaaaATAACGGGATCAGAAAGGAATGTTTAGAAAAAGAAtcgtttaaatttttttaaagagcgtTTTGATGCATAAATCTTTAAGCAATTTTTGTTCGGTTTTACTAAATGAAAAATCATTTCATACgattaaattaataatgacGCGTTTTTTTCGTCATTTGAGATGttctttaaatgatttttcaGTTCGATGTGGCACCAAAAGGCTGTGAATGGGTCTACTGAGAACATAgacatacagtttatatatagaAGGTTAGCATATCATTTTCcttgatttaaaaatacattacacaaaatgtaaaaatgctagATACAACCATCTTTTATTGCAAATTATATATACTAGAAATATGAACGGGTATGCACAATTCCACAGCGTTCATGTTTATCTGGCATAGTTGatatataattttacatatCAGTACATGATGCTCAACCTGTAAATTTCCTTGAgcttatttgtaaataattagaTGATAAGTAGTTAGAGACTTGTCTCTAAgctcatttttaaattttgcatGTCTCATtcgttaattttaaaatatgtttgtgtatgGCAGACAATAAATTCTCGTTTTCTCCACTCTGTCAAGGTGTCTTTCTCAGAGTCGGGCTCTCTTGGCACCTCTTCGGGCAGTGATGTGACTTCCCTGTCATCGCAGTTACCCGACACCCCCAACAGCATGGTGTCCAGTCCTGTGGAGACGTGATGGAGTCCATTGACCTCTGTCCACCCAGCATGCTGAACCCCACCCTGATCTGCATGAACACAGAGCACCTCACCGCCTCCACCTGAGGAACACAACGGAATCACGGAAAACAACATACAGGAACACAGTGGATTAAACTTGGAACGCACAAGCCTGCCAAAAAAATCCAAAAcgacagaaaacaaacaaacacggaGCCAAGCCACTGGGACTCTCCGCACGCGTTTACTTTAGGCCTGCAGGCGGGAATCCACACGGATCCACCCGACACTTCCCGAGGAATATGAACAAGTTGACCCACTGTCAACAACATAACAAATGACTGTAATGTCTTTACCAGTATTCATGATGTAATTTTAACCCAAACAAACCTGATGACATTTCCCTAATTCAGTGAGACAACAGAGCCACGTTTGTCTTAATGCGCATGATCTCCGAAGACAATGTATAAAAGTGACATGTAAACCATTTTATCTTTACGGATGGAGGACAAATTATTTGAACTTCTCGAGAGAAAAAAAGTaagttattgttatttattgtcaGGACAAGAGTCCGAGCGAGAATTAAGAAATTACCTTAATAAACTATGCTAAGTGTTGTTTATGTCTGAGACCAAACGTTGCATGCTATTAtatctacaattttttttaaaagaccgAACAAAAATATCTATTGGGGATTTTATTAGTGGATGACAGCATATCGATCTACAGCACAGACTTCAACGCCACACCAAAAGATGGCGAATTAAATTTCAGTGAAGGCATTGAGCCTGAGTGTTCTGCTATCTGATTTCAACACGGTAAAGGAATCATGAATTATATGGCTTGCAttcttttcataaaaaaaggacaCTCTAtacaaaaaaaggttaatgGTTGTAATTTGGTTTATATTTGTGAAATCGAATAATTTATAGctagaaatatattttaagaattttttttatagaatttcAAATTAATTGTAAATTTGGCTGTTATTCAGTCCCCTATCAATACAATATCAGAAGCAtacacttttaatattttattcagaaagaTGTTCCTTTAAAAATTTGTCCTAAAAACTAATCACTATCTATTTATGTACCGTGGTTTATTTTGAAATGTGTACTACAATAGATGTACCTACCTTTATGGGTTTCATATAGCCACGGGGAAATGTACCGTTAATAGCCATTGTTCTGAGAGTGTGGGGATAATAAGGGGCTGATAAATGGTGTGAGAAGGTGTCTTTGTCCCTAATCAATACAGATACCCTGAGAAGCAGCCCATGCAAAATGTCAATAGTCTGGCTGGGAATAACGAGCTAATCTTTATTCCAAGTTTAATTCATACTGAGCACGAACAGAAAAAGGGTACTAAACTGTACATTTCCTTGTCTCTGAGGGGCTACATCTTCTGTAGATGTGAAAATTAAAAACGTACAGTCCCGGATGACCATCTACCTGGGAACACAATGGCGATTAAGAATGGtacaatatcttttttttccctctgtgtgtgagagagaaaaaggaagagagaTGTGTTTGCTCGTCAGTGATTCTTGGCCCCTGATTACGGTTTGGCTCTTCTCACCCTGTGCTAGATGACCCACATCTTGGCACTGAGCCAAGACGCTGTAAAGCGCTCTATAGTGGTCTGAACTGTCAGATGTAAGCCTTCAGATATCGGCGTTATCAGCGCGCGGATCGGGTGTAGGAGCGGATATGGAGAGTGTCGCTCGGCCTCGGACCCGTGAGCACTGAGCTCTGAGCTTGTAAAGGCGCGAGTCTAGACAGAGGGGAGATGGGCGGCGTCTTATCTGCGCTCGGcatcacctgcacacacacatacacacacacacatacacacacagctacaGCAACACCATGTCGCACAGCAACTACCTCCACACACCCTGCGGTCGCATTTTCATTCCCATCTGTCCTATCAGGTCAACTCTAAGATCAGGTCAACGCAAAGTCTATTAAATCATCCAGATTTACATTCTCATCATTTAAACTGTTAGGTTttattatttgcaaaaaaagaGGAGAGGGTTGATAATTAGCCTACTGTTCACATTGTGTTTATCCTACTGtataagatagatagatagatagatagatagatgtttattattattattgttataatgattgattaattaaatataatgtgttaaataataataataataattattattattattattattttatttatttaatagaatTTATTTTGGGGAGGATCTATTTGTcttttatagatagatagatagatagatagatagatagatagaaaataaGTCAACAATAGATGAttaaactactactactaataataataatagtaataataataataataataataataataatagccgttaaatatttttttttaataaaaatcgaATTTTTAACaagtaaatattataattttagccataatttttttaactgtaactGTAAAATTGCAGGCGACAAAATAACAAACGACATTCTTTTTCTAACTGAATTCAACACAACTAAATGAATGATCCTTTTAAATCGAAGGGCATTTCAAGAAACTACGCCTCTTTAAAATCACAAAGAAATCACTAGTATTCTAAACGGGCAAATCCCTACTATTTTACTAAATTACAAAAGAGTAATAGTAAGTAATATAATATTGAAATAATATTTGGATTTCGAAAAACTCCAAGCAAACTTGTAAAACTTGTAAATGATTAGTGGCGATCTTTAGGTTAAATAAATGTTGCCAAACTGGACAAATTCTTCCAGAATAAGAACAATGGAAATATCTATATTTAATCACACAAAGCGTCAACATCTGAAAAGatttaaagcaaaaacatttctgttcaGGTCAAATCACCAAATCTCGAGctagctttttgttttgatttggaTTTGAATCGAAATGAACCTAAACCCCTGCAGCATGACAGCAGGAACGGTAAACTGCTCGCTGTGGCTTTAGGCTACTTATGATTCCATTCTTGCAAGCAATGTATAAGTGAACAGGTAATATCGGTGTGATCCTCAGCTTTAAATCTTATTTCTTATCATTCATTCCTAATCATTAATTTCTTACAAACGAAAATGCATACCTTTTGATCTAAAAAGAGAGGGATGAGATTTTAACCAGGGagcgaaagaaagaaagagagagagattagactTCAATTTCATAATGCCTTATTTTACCTTAACAACTCACTCCCTCATCTTCTACACCGCATGTCCTGTACTCAGGGGctcggggacctggagcctatcccaggaggcagggtacaccaatctatcgcagggcacacacacatcgcactcattcacacactacgtgcaatttgagaacgccaattagcctaacctgcatatctttggactgtggagtaCCCAGAGCAAACCCACCCagagcacggggaaaacatgcaaactccatgcacacagagacgggaatcgaaccccgaccctggaggtgcaaggcgacggtgctaaaCAAATAACGTCAGAAGCCTACTGTTTAGTAGGCAAGTATGCATTTCTCCACCTCATTTCTGCAAACAAATGTTAAtccaaaacattaaatttcTTCTAGCTTTCCCTTTAAAAGTcatcatttatttgttattaaggTGTATTTTAGTTTCATGAGAAAAAATAATGATGGACAAATTAAAACCAAATATTCATTTTTCCCCCTCAATGAATGAAGCACTGTAACAGGGGAGGGTTTGAAATAATATACCTAGGAAAGCAAGAGTGTGTTACTGCAAGCACTGTTTTGAAAGAGGAAATATTATACAACTAAAGGTAGGATGCTGATCTGGGAAGAGGTTGTACGTGTACAAAAAGTCTGATGTCTAACTCAGTCTAGAAAGTTCTAGGAGGCAGAGGAATTATATCTATATAGGTCTATAAATGTGTGTCACACACCCTCGCCATCCCTCTGTCtctttacacacaaacagtcACTTGACAGATATTTATTATTGTGGAGACACAATTCTGAATGGgaggaaaggtgtgtgtgtgtgtgtgtgtgtgtgtgtgtgagtgagagagactgAAGAGAATCCGACCCGAGAGGCTCCAGCTCATGTTGACTCACTAATGTACATGTGACTCAGAGGCAGCAGCGGGTAGTACACaggttgagagagagagagagagagagacacacacacacacacacacacacgtttgtggTGCCCTGAGGCCACACGAAGGACTTGAATACTGTGCCGTTTTGCCCACGTCAAATTCCAGTCTTACTGCGGCTCATGCAGGAG belongs to Clarias gariepinus isolate MV-2021 ecotype Netherlands chromosome 2, CGAR_prim_01v2, whole genome shotgun sequence and includes:
- the isl2a gene encoding insulin gene enhancer protein isl-2a, coding for MLDILLHSSFLGDMGDHSKKKTGIAMCVGCGSQIHDQYILRVSPDLEWHAACLKCAECSQYLDETCTCFVRDGKTYCKRDYVRLFGIKCAKCNVGFCSSDLVMRARENVYHMECFRCSVCSRHLLPGDEFSLREEELLCRADHGLLLERAASGSPPISPGNTHSTRALHMAEPVPVRQPPHRNHVHKQSEKTTRVRTVLNEKQLHTLRTCYNANPRPDALMKEQLVEMTGLSPRVIRVWFQNKRCKDKKRSMLMKQLQQQQHSDKTNLQGLTGTPLVAGSPIRHDNTVQGNPVEVQTYQPPWKALSEFALQSDLEQPAFQQLVSFSESGSLGTSSGSDVTSLSSQLPDTPNSMVSSPVET